TGGGAATCGTTATGGGTAAAGATGTGGTTATAACAGTCTCTAGACAATTAGGATCGGGTGGATCATATTTGGCACAAAGGCTTGCAAAGCGCTTGAATTTTAAATATTTTGATCGTGAAATATTGGTGCATTTATCCTATAAATTGGGTATGGATATTGATTATATGCAAGCTAGGGATGAAAAAATAACATCTGTAATACAAAATATATTAAAATCTTTTGCAATGGGCCCACCAGATGTATCCTCAATACCACCAAATGTTAGTCTTTTAAATGATGATAAACTCTTTGAGATCCAAAGTGAGATTATTAGGAAGGTTGCAGAAAAAGGTAATGTAATATTTGTTGGTAGAGCAGCATTCTATGTTCTTAGAAATGTTGATAATGTTATATCTATATTTATTCATGCTAACAGGGAATTTAGAATAAAGAGGGTAGTGGAATACTATAAAGTTGAAGACAGGAAAGAGGCTGAGAAATTAATTGATAAAACTGATAGGGAGAGAAAAGATTATATATTGGCCCATACTTCGCGTAAATGGTTGGATCTTACTAATTATTCATTTTCCTTTGATTCTTCTTTTATTGGACTACATACAATTGAACATATTATATGTGATTTTATTAATAAATACTATGTTAATAGATAGTAAAAATGCTATAAAAGAGGCTTACTCATTAGGTATCGTAAAGAAAATTTATATAAAGGAAGGGATAAAAGAACAAGCTAAGAGTCTTTTATTTAATAAAGAAAAAATAGTTTATTTGAGTGATTTTAACTTTAGGAAAAAATTTTCCTATTTTAATTCAAATATGGTAGCAGAAGTAGATTTTAATTATGTTGATCTAAAATCATTACTAGCAAAAGAAGAAAGGTTTATAATTCTAGACCATATTCAAGATCCACAAAATTTTGGTACTATTATAAGGGCAGCCCATCTTTTTAATTTTAAAAATATTATTATCGCAAAAAATAATCAGGTACAGGTAACTAATGCTGTTGTTAGAGCTAGTGCTGGTTCTATTTTTTATGTAAATATATGTAGGGTGGTAAACATTGCTAGAGCTGTAGAAACATTAAAAGATTATAATTTTTTTGTTTATGCAATTGATATAAGATCAAAAAAAACTATTGAAAATATTAGTTTAGGTAATAAATTTGCATTAATATTTGGCTCTGAAGGAAAAGGTATCAGAAAGAATTTATTTAGTAAATCTGATGATGCATTTAAAATTGATATTTTTGGTAAAATTGATTCTTTAAATGTTTCTCAATCAGCAGCAATATTGCTTTATGAGATAAATAAGAGAAAAATTTAAAAAAAAATAATAAAAAGTATAAAAAAACTTGACAAATACTTGATGATTATATATTATCTTCTTTCTACTTTAATGATACTAGTGGCTGGCGTAGCTCAACCGGTAGAGCAGCTGACTTGTAATCAGCAGGTTGGGGGTTCAAG
This window of the Deferribacterota bacterium genome carries:
- a CDS encoding cytidylate kinase-like family protein; translation: MGKDVVITVSRQLGSGGSYLAQRLAKRLNFKYFDREILVHLSYKLGMDIDYMQARDEKITSVIQNILKSFAMGPPDVSSIPPNVSLLNDDKLFEIQSEIIRKVAEKGNVIFVGRAAFYVLRNVDNVISIFIHANREFRIKRVVEYYKVEDRKEAEKLIDKTDRERKDYILAHTSRKWLDLTNYSFSFDSSFIGLHTIEHIICDFINKYYVNR
- a CDS encoding RNA methyltransferase → MLIDSKNAIKEAYSLGIVKKIYIKEGIKEQAKSLLFNKEKIVYLSDFNFRKKFSYFNSNMVAEVDFNYVDLKSLLAKEERFIILDHIQDPQNFGTIIRAAHLFNFKNIIIAKNNQVQVTNAVVRASAGSIFYVNICRVVNIARAVETLKDYNFFVYAIDIRSKKTIENISLGNKFALIFGSEGKGIRKNLFSKSDDAFKIDIFGKIDSLNVSQSAAILLYEINKRKI